The Mesotoga sp. Brook.08.105.5.1 sequence TCACTCTGCCTCTAATGAAGAGCTTGATTCTGATCCTTGTTACCTTGAACACTATCTGGACTTTCAACATGTTCGATATCGTCTACTCAATGACAAACGGTGGACCTGGAAACTCTTCAATGTTGCTGTCGCTGTACTCCTATCAGAACGCTTTCGCCTACTTTCAGCAGGGTTATGCTTCTGCAATCGGCGTAATCTGTCTGCTTATTCTCCTTCTACCAGTAACCTTTTACATTAGGGAGGTAAGAAATGAGGCCTAAGAGAAGCGTAGTAATTACAATGAACATCGTTGCCTTTGTAGTAGTTCTCCTAATCCTCTCTCCTCTCTTGATGCTAGTACTAAACTCTTTCAGAGAGACTATGGATATTTATCAGAATCCCCTAAAGCTTCCCGAGAAGTTATATACTGGAAATTACTCAAAGATCTTCCAGGACACCAGTTTTCGCAGGAACTTTGCGAACAGCATGACAGTTACCCTCGTCACCGTTCTGCTTTGCATAGTCATAACAACGCTGGCAGGTTACGCCATGTCTAGATTCAAGTTCAAGGGCAAGAATCCCTTGATACTTTGGTTGCTAGCTTCCCAGGCTTTTCCGGGAATTCTTATGATTATTGGCCTCTTTTCTCTTTTGAACCGATATTCTCTTCAGAACAATCCCATAGGTTTGATTATTCTGTACACTACCTTTACTATCCCTTTCTGCAGCTGGCTTCTTAAGGGGTACTTCGATGAGATTCCTCAGGCACTTGAAGAAGCTGCAATGATAGACGGCTGTACTCGCTTTCAGGCAATGAGGAAGATAATCGTACCGATGGCCGTTCCGGGGATTGTTGCTGTCGGAACGTTTGCCTTTCTTCTCTCGTGGAATGAGTTCTTTTTCGCACTTGTAATCATGAGAGAGAATGCGAATTACACCCTTCCAGTATTTCTCTCAAGGTTTGTTGGAACTGGAGGCGCCGTTGAGTGGGGTGCGCTTTCGGCCGGAGCTCTCATCACTGCTCTTCCTCCTATCCTTCTATTTCTTCTCTCGCAGAAGTATTTGATCGGAGGCTTAACGAGAGGTGCTGTCAAATGAGAGCTGCGGTTATTGGTGCGGCCTCAATCGACAGATACTTGATTCTCGATTCATATCCTGAAAGAGATTCCATGGTATTTGCAAAAGGCACACACAATTTCATCGGGGGATCGGGAGCAAATATCGCGCTGAATCTCTCGAAATATGTTGAGACGGACTTCTACTTTGGTACAGGAAATGATTTAACTTCGGAGTGGATTCTCAAGAGGCTTTCTTCTTCGGAACTGAACCTAAGCTACAAAATCGAGGATGGACTTGGTGCTGAGACGATAGTGATGTTGGATTCTCACGGAGAGAGAAGAATCATATCGCTTGGAGGCCACGCTCTCTTTAGCGGCGTAATCGATGAAAAGAGATACGATGCGATTTGCGTAGCCGACTGTTTCAAGGAAGTAGCTGTCGATGCTTTCCGAAAGGCCTCTGAATCTCTGAAGGTCTATGTGCCTGGTGGTTGTGGTCTGTATTTCGGCGTAGATGCCGTTATTGAGGTATCCTGTCTGTCGGATTTCACTATGCTCTCGGAGGGTGAAGCGCAGACCATTCAAGACAGGATAAATGAGATAACCTCAAACGTAATCATAACCAGAGGATCATCCGAGACGATCTGGATAGACGGAAACAAGAGCCGTCGTTCATTTGAAGTCGAGAACACTGGAGGAAAGCTCGCGGACACTACAGGTGCCGGCGACGCTTTTGCCGCAGGATTTATAGAGAAGTTCATGAAGTGCGGGGATCCGGTCCAAAGCATCTACCATGCTCACAGGAAGGCTGCGGAAGTGATCTCGGTGATTGGGCCAAACCTCGTGGAAGGGAGGAAAGACCTACGATGAAAGGACTGATGGCCGATAGAGACACAATGATAAAGGTATGCAAACTCTATTATCTTGAAGACCTGACACAGAGTGAAATAGCAAAATTGGTCGGAATATCCAGGCCTCAAGTGAGCAGGTTACTCACAAAAGCCAAGAACGAGGGGATCGTGAGGATCGAGATCGATTCGGGAAGCCTGGGAAATTCTGAAGAGATCTCAATGGAGATGAAAGAGAGATTCGGCCTGAAGAACGTTATCGTTGCGGATGAAGGAACGGAGGTAGGAACAATAACCTCAATCGCTATATCTGCAGCTAAATTTCTTCCCGATTACGTGAAGAATGGACAGCTTGTGGGGATCTCCTGGGGTCGAACTCTGTACGAAACAGTTGAAAGAGTCGTGTTCAACGGGGAGCTTCCAAACACAACATTCATACCCTTAATCGGCGGCGTCGGCCAGTTGCGCCATGAGTATCAAATGAATTCAATAGTTGAGAAGATCGCAAATTCCTTTCACAGTAATCGTTACTACCTTTTCGCTCCGGCCTTCATAGAGAACTCGAAGACTCTGAATATGATGCTCGAAGACGGCTCAATAAGATTCATGTCGGAGATGTGGAAGAGGCTGGATCTGGCAATTGTAGGGATAGGTGAACCCATATCTTTATCCAACGCCTTCAAGAACATCTACGATAAGGAGTTCCTTGCTAATCTTATGAAACACGCAGCGGTTGGCGACATAGCAGCGAGGTTCTTTGATGCCAGCGGAATACCTTGTGTTTCCGGAAACGAAAACATTCTGGGGATTTCTCTTGAGCAGCTTAAGGAAGTTCCCGAGGTAATTGGAATTGCCGGTGGAAAGGAAAAGGCTCTGGCGATTCACGCGGCAATTAAGGCCGGATACATCAATTCAATCGTCACGGATCGGAGTACCGCTCTCCAGATACTCCGGATGGAGAGGTAATATGAGAATCGGATTAGTTTACAATCCAAACTCCGGTAAGAGAGAGAATGATCGCAGTCTCATGAAGGCACTCGCCTCAAAGCTTCAGGGAATGTATCTTTTCTGCACCAGATCTACTCATTTCCACCTGAAAGAGTATTTCGATCTGGAAGTAATAGGATCGGAGCCAATATTCAGCGACTACAGGGACACCGTAAACGCCGGCAAAGTCCTTTCAGAGACAGATCTAGTGATCTCAATCGGGGGAGACGGAACTGCATCCGATATCATTGCGGGTATGCGCAAGATCGGAAGGCTTGTGCCTGTTGTAGGCGTAGCTCTAGGAACGTCAAATTGCGGACCCTTCATCGTTCTGAGATCGGTCAGCGATATACATGAATTTGACTTCCTGAATATTGAGCCCATATGGGTAACGGGACTGGATGTCTTTGAAGAAAGGTACGTGGGTTCGGCATTCAACGATATCGTCATTTCCCAGACACTAATTTCGACAGTTGAGGGAGAGACCTGCACTATCGATGCTTCGGATTTCTTCTACAGAAACAAGAGAACGCGTAGAGAACCTACATCAATTGCTTCAGCCGCAAGCAGATTGGAGATCAATGGCGAAGAGATCACGCCGAGGTTTCAACCCTCTCAGATAATCATCTCTCCATTCTCTGAAGACATGAAGTCTCTATATGCATACAGGGCAGTTAATGGGCTCCTTTGCTGGCTGCCGTATTCACTATGCAACTCGGCAATGATTGTCTCTTCGAGGCCGATAATAACTATGGTGGAACCGGGCGAGACCGTTTCCGCGGACCTCAAGCAGTTTATCCTTGCCAGCACTGATACAGTGCGGCTATCAGGCTTCAATGCCTTCTGCGTAATAGATGGCAATCCAAGAGTGGATCTTTCAGTGAGTGTCGGGATTGAAGTGGTAACAAATGAAAGAGCAGGACTCTGTGTACGAAGAAGTGATGGAAAGTGAGCAGGATTCTCCGGGCACTTGAAGCATTCGCAGTTGGCGATGCGATGGGAATGGTAACGGAATTCATGACCCGACGACAAATCTATACCAGGTTCAGTTTTGTAAGTGATCTGCTGGAACCAAACCAATCGCTCATCCACAGAAACCTAGTAAGAGGTCAGATAACGGACGATACGGAGCAGGTCATTTATTTAACCAGACTTTATCATGAGAAAGGGAACTTCTCACAGGAGACAGTCAAAGAAGCTCTTTGCAGGTGGGAGGACGAGTGCGACCCTGTTGCGAAAGGCTACATAGGACCGAACACTAAGAGAGCTATCGAAGCCTTCAAAAATAGGCAGGACTTCGAAAGCCTTGGTACAACCAGCGGAGCACCAATGAGAGTGCTAGCTCCAGTGTTATGTAATCTAGACAGAAGCGAGAAACATCTTGTCGAAGCAATAAGAAACTGTACTGTCCCTACTCACAACACGAATCTTGCTCTTGAAGCTTCTCTGGCAGTCGGATTTGCCTATTACTACGCTGCGAGAGGATTGAATGCCAACGGGATCGTCGAGGCCGCAATAAGAGGCTCTAAAGTATGCGAAAAACTCACCTGTGCAGAATTTGTAGGACCTTCGGCCGGCGAAAGACTTGCTGCCATCAAAGGTCTCATCGGTGGGCAACATCCTGACGATTTCTTGGACAGGCTTTACTATGTATTCGGAACAACTATGGAGGCCGTGGATGTTGCCGTGGCAGCGATCGCCATAGGCCTTTTCTGCAGAGATGATGTCTGGTTGGCAATAAGAATGGGCGCTTCGATAGGTGGTGATACCGATACTATAGCCGCAATAGCTGGAGCACTGTCTTCTCTTCAGGGCGATGCAAACAACATCCCTCACTTCATAACCCAGAGAGTCCTGAAGGCAAATGAAGATCTTGATCTTGAGAAGCATGCGAGATACATCGAAAAGATGAGTGACATAGATGATTAAACTCCTCTCCGGAAGCGCCTCCGTTGGAATTATCTACGGAATCTTCAATTTCGTTCTCATACCCTATCTCAACGGCAAGTTTCACTCGACTGCTCTGGCTGGGAACCTGGTTTCAGCAGGCATGATTATAACGATCTTCACAGGGATGCTTATCGGCTATCTTGGTGACCGAAGCAAAAAGTATCTTGCCTTCATTAAAGGACTCTTCATCATTACGATTATCAGTATGTTCATACTCAGCACTAACAACGAGATCCTGTTGGGTATTGCGGCTGTAGTTTTCACCATGTCGATTTTCAGTTTGCTTACACCATACTCTGCCCTTGTCAGCAACGTAAGTAAACCGGGCAGAAAGGACAGAAACTATGGATTCATGATGGGTATTATGAACATCGCCACCTTTCTCTCCTCTCTCTTTATAGGAGTCACCCTTTCAAGAAGCGGTGAGACAGCCTTTGTGGTTTTCTCAATAGCCGCTGCAGTTCTCGTTGTTCCGCTTTTCTTCTATAGAGCCGAGTCCCACATAGTTGATTCTGCTGTGGGCATCAAAGAAGAAGATTTGAGGTTCAGAGTTGACAGGAAGATAGTATTTGTGATGATCTCACAGTTTGGCCTGTGGTTTTCAATGGGCGGGATACTTCCCTACCTGACATCTTTCATAAGCAGTGATATTGGTGTTTCTCTTGGCACTGCATCATCGATAATGGGAATATCAACTCTTGTGAGTGGCGTGACTTCTCTCATGACTGGCACTCTGAGCAAAACGCTCGGGCAGAAAAGGCTGCACATTACGGCGCTTTCTATCCTGGCCGGCGTTTTCTTGTCAGTTAGTATCTTCTACTCTGGATTCCTAGATCTTGACCCATTTCTGATGCTTATCGTGTTGATTCTCTTTAGCTTTGCTTTAGGAATCGTTCTCGCCCTCAACGTGACGATCGTTTCAGATACAGTCTCCCTTGCAAATCAGGGGAAAATCTTCGGTCTCAATAACATAGTAATGGTGCTCTCTCAATCGCTTGCCTTAAGTCTCATAGGTTCTTTGATAACGCTGAGTGGCTACAATCTGGCATTTGCTTTCGTAGCAGGAGGTTTTGCTGCTGCAATATTATTCTTCGTAATGAGCACGCTTAATTATCAAAGGCCCCTCACCGAGCATAAGGCAGGCAGGACCTAGAAGCAAACCCAGTGATAAAGCTAAACTAATTATCCGAGAGGAGTATTCTCTACATGCTGCTTCGCTTCAGCTTCAGCTCTTCGTGAAGACGTTCGCATCTTTCGTACCAAAGCACTTCATAATCATCGTGATTGATAATTCTTTCGACAAGGTCGTACGGAGTGAAAACTCCTTCCTCTACACACCACTTCACACATTCCTTGTATTCCTCAAGGTCCAGCTTCTCGTCTGTTATCTCGATGAAGATCGAGTCATAACCTTCGATAATCGCCGCTATGGCTCGTGTATGCCCATCGGCCATAACGAACTTACCGTCTAAATCGATAACCGGAACCGGAACACTCTTGAGAGTCTCCTTTTTCCGAATCGCTCTCAGCTTTTCCTTTGATATATATAGCTGGCTTGGCTGGAGATCCTCAATTCGGACTTTGAATCTTTCTGACATCCACTTAGCTCCTCCAAGAACCTTGACTACAGATTTTCAAATGCTCATCAAATAAAGAAGCGTCTGAATGAACGATTCACTTCTCGTAGACTAACCTACCATACATTATGAAAAACGCAAGGGCTATCATTATCACTGTTGAAGAGATTCCCTACTTAGTCTTGCCAAACATTATGAACAGGCCGGCCTTGATTTAGTCCCAGAGACTGCAAAGGGCTAAGGCCAGAAAAGTGCCGATGATTATCTTCAGAAAATTGGACGAAGTTCTCATAAACCTAGTATAAAGGAGGAAACGATGATGAAGAGAAGTCTGATTTGGACTACAAGTCTTCTTTTAGTCGTGTTTGCCATCACCAGCTGCATACCCTTTCCGAAAGCGAAAAGCTACCGCGCATGGGTAGTGGGACACACAGACACAAACGGAATTGCAATGTTTTACTTCTCGGACGATTCCGGTGAAACCTGGATGCGTCAGGGAATAGATATTCTGCCTGAAGGAAAGGATTTGGAAGATGTCTATGCCGTTGACCTCAATCGAGTCTGAACTGCAGGTTCCAATGCACTACTATTAAGAACAGACAACGGTGGCTCCGACTGGGAGATAATTGAAGTATCGGAAACTGCCACCGATTCATTTTTCGCTTCAATCTCCGTTTATGGAGATAGAATTTGGGTCAGCGGCGACAGCGGACTTGTCATCTTCTCTGAGGACAATGGCGATAGCTGGACGGTTTGCGACCTTCCCGAAAACGCCGCAGATTACTTGATTCAGGGAATCCATGCAATAAACCAGAATGTGATTTATGCGGTTGGAAACAAATCAACACCCAGAGCCGGAATAGTTCTGAAAAGTGAAAATGGTGGCCAAAACTGGGAGGAGATTGATCTCCCCAACAACTACAACGATAATGGGTGGATTGGCGTGAAGGCTACGGATGAAAATCATATAGTCATCCACGGTGGCCAAGGTCACTATGCCGTGACTGCCAATGGTGGGAAACAATGGGTTACAGGAGGCCCGCTCTTTCCAAAAGACCTGAACTCTCTGTTAATGATGGACTGTTCAACTTACTGGGCAGCCTGCGATTTTGATACGATAATCCTTACTGAGAACAGTGGTATAAGCTGGGAAGAACAGCCGTCGGCAGGAACAAGCAACTCCTTTTTGTTAGGGATAGATGCGCTCGACAGAAACAACGCGTTAGTCGTCGGTTCTTCGGCGGGATACCCGCGATTCGGCAAGATCTTGCGCACAACAGACGGAGGAAAGAACTGGGAAGTAGTTCTTAGTGCAGAGGAATGTCCAGTTTCCCTCAGTCATGTTTCGATTGCTGAGAAGAGTATGTGAAACCGGAGTCGGAAAGAGCGGAATAAGACGCAAGGCGCCGGAAAGCATCGGCGGACGCAAGGCTGGGAAGAACATCCCAGGTCGCAATGCTGCCTTCGGCAGGAGGCGAGGCCGACTTCTTCGGGAAGTGAGGCTCGCTGACGCGAGGAAATGATGCCGCTTTCAGCGGGAGGCTTAAGAACCTTGGATCCCGGATCAGGTCCGAAATCGCGTGCTCAGTAGCATCAGATAATTGTAAATGAGGAGTCAGTAGGCTTTTTTGATGCCAGTCTCTTATCTTCTCGAAAGGCAAGCCTAAATTCACAGAAGGTTAACTAACACTATACCATTACGTTATAGTGATACCGTATATTACACGGTATACTAATATCAACATAGTACAGAGGTGATGTTATGGATATAGGGAAACTGGCAACGGAAATGAACAGAGGCTTTATACAACTATTGATAATGGTAATGCTGGATGTACCTATGTACGGGTACGATATCGTTAAGACGCTGGGCGAGAAGGGTTTCTCAATCGATGAGAACACTTTGTACCCGCTTCTGAGAAGACTTGAAGAGAGGGAGATCCTTTTAAGCGAGTGGAGAGTCGAGGAGAACAAACCGAGGAAGTATTATTTCGTATCCGACACCGGACGTAGAGTCAGAGAAGAACTCCTTCGGATCTGGCGTGAACAGGAGCAGCTATTGAAGAGCTTTATTGGGGAGGTATGAAAATGGGAAAAATGAAAAAGTATCTTGACGATGTGAGAACGTTTTTACCGGGAACCGATCCAAAAAAGTGGATGAGATTCTTCGAGAGATTGAAAGCCACGTTCTAGAAAGGGCAGAGCGAGAACACGGCGAAATCAACGACACCACGGTCGCTATGTCCATAAAGGA is a genomic window containing:
- a CDS encoding carbohydrate ABC transporter permease, whose protein sequence is MRPKRSVVITMNIVAFVVVLLILSPLLMLVLNSFRETMDIYQNPLKLPEKLYTGNYSKIFQDTSFRRNFANSMTVTLVTVLLCIVITTLAGYAMSRFKFKGKNPLILWLLASQAFPGILMIIGLFSLLNRYSLQNNPIGLIILYTTFTIPFCSWLLKGYFDEIPQALEEAAMIDGCTRFQAMRKIIVPMAVPGIVAVGTFAFLLSWNEFFFALVIMRENANYTLPVFLSRFVGTGGAVEWGALSAGALITALPPILLFLLSQKYLIGGLTRGAVK
- a CDS encoding carbohydrate kinase family protein; amino-acid sequence: MRAAVIGAASIDRYLILDSYPERDSMVFAKGTHNFIGGSGANIALNLSKYVETDFYFGTGNDLTSEWILKRLSSSELNLSYKIEDGLGAETIVMLDSHGERRIISLGGHALFSGVIDEKRYDAICVADCFKEVAVDAFRKASESLKVYVPGGCGLYFGVDAVIEVSCLSDFTMLSEGEAQTIQDRINEITSNVIITRGSSETIWIDGNKSRRSFEVENTGGKLADTTGAGDAFAAGFIEKFMKCGDPVQSIYHAHRKAAEVISVIGPNLVEGRKDLR
- a CDS encoding sugar-binding transcriptional regulator, whose amino-acid sequence is MKGLMADRDTMIKVCKLYYLEDLTQSEIAKLVGISRPQVSRLLTKAKNEGIVRIEIDSGSLGNSEEISMEMKERFGLKNVIVADEGTEVGTITSIAISAAKFLPDYVKNGQLVGISWGRTLYETVERVVFNGELPNTTFIPLIGGVGQLRHEYQMNSIVEKIANSFHSNRYYLFAPAFIENSKTLNMMLEDGSIRFMSEMWKRLDLAIVGIGEPISLSNAFKNIYDKEFLANLMKHAAVGDIAARFFDASGIPCVSGNENILGISLEQLKEVPEVIGIAGGKEKALAIHAAIKAGYINSIVTDRSTALQILRMER
- a CDS encoding diacylglycerol kinase family protein yields the protein MRIGLVYNPNSGKRENDRSLMKALASKLQGMYLFCTRSTHFHLKEYFDLEVIGSEPIFSDYRDTVNAGKVLSETDLVISIGGDGTASDIIAGMRKIGRLVPVVGVALGTSNCGPFIVLRSVSDIHEFDFLNIEPIWVTGLDVFEERYVGSAFNDIVISQTLISTVEGETCTIDASDFFYRNKRTRREPTSIASAASRLEINGEEITPRFQPSQIIISPFSEDMKSLYAYRAVNGLLCWLPYSLCNSAMIVSSRPIITMVEPGETVSADLKQFILASTDTVRLSGFNAFCVIDGNPRVDLSVSVGIEVVTNERAGLCVRRSDGK
- a CDS encoding ADP-ribosylglycohydrolase family protein; this translates as MSRILRALEAFAVGDAMGMVTEFMTRRQIYTRFSFVSDLLEPNQSLIHRNLVRGQITDDTEQVIYLTRLYHEKGNFSQETVKEALCRWEDECDPVAKGYIGPNTKRAIEAFKNRQDFESLGTTSGAPMRVLAPVLCNLDRSEKHLVEAIRNCTVPTHNTNLALEASLAVGFAYYYAARGLNANGIVEAAIRGSKVCEKLTCAEFVGPSAGERLAAIKGLIGGQHPDDFLDRLYYVFGTTMEAVDVAVAAIAIGLFCRDDVWLAIRMGASIGGDTDTIAAIAGALSSLQGDANNIPHFITQRVLKANEDLDLEKHARYIEKMSDIDD
- a CDS encoding MFS transporter, which codes for MIKLLSGSASVGIIYGIFNFVLIPYLNGKFHSTALAGNLVSAGMIITIFTGMLIGYLGDRSKKYLAFIKGLFIITIISMFILSTNNEILLGIAAVVFTMSIFSLLTPYSALVSNVSKPGRKDRNYGFMMGIMNIATFLSSLFIGVTLSRSGETAFVVFSIAAAVLVVPLFFYRAESHIVDSAVGIKEEDLRFRVDRKIVFVMISQFGLWFSMGGILPYLTSFISSDIGVSLGTASSIMGISTLVSGVTSLMTGTLSKTLGQKRLHITALSILAGVFLSVSIFYSGFLDLDPFLMLIVLILFSFALGIVLALNVTIVSDTVSLANQGKIFGLNNIVMVLSQSLALSLIGSLITLSGYNLAFAFVAGGFAAAILFFVMSTLNYQRPLTEHKAGRT
- a CDS encoding PadR family transcriptional regulator, translated to MDIGKLATEMNRGFIQLLIMVMLDVPMYGYDIVKTLGEKGFSIDENTLYPLLRRLEEREILLSEWRVEENKPRKYYFVSDTGRRVREELLRIWREQEQLLKSFIGEV